The DNA sequence GTGGTGAATAATTATAGTGGAATTTCTGCTGGAAGTGTCTGGGTTAGTGGTATCCTGTTTGGAAGGGGCCAAGTACAAAAATTCGtgataaatatacaatatacttTCACTTGCGCACAGTAGAGTGCAGTTTATGTGGTGAACGTGGCGGTAACTTCCAGAATGAAGTTGCACGCCCTCGAATTTTCTGGCCTAGACTGGTCGCCTTAATAGCGCATAACACAGAAACGTTATCCACGTTATACACGGTTACCGAGAAAAGTAGCTCGCATCATACTcgtaatttcatatttaataatttcatatttaataattaatttatatcgttgcACAATTGTATGTAAGTAGGAAACATAATAATCTAAGAATGCACGATGAGTACTGcaataatgatatttaattttgattaagcattcaaaattaaattatagtttgCTCTGTTACGTAAACTTTTAGAATGATTACAGTGAGTTCCAATTcctttgtaattatttattttcaatttggtTGATATGAGATATCGACAATGTTGCCGATGGAGGCTACTGATACGAAGGTAACAACGATGCTTGGGCAATATTACTCACGTTTCAAGCATTTACTGGGAAAGCCAATCCCTTGACATGTATTCGCAGTCTCAAAAAATTCCTAATGGAATGCGCACGAATGTAGGATATGGTAGATGAATCTACATTTACGTTAACTAATACCCTCTGTCGCGTGTATAGCGGAACActtaaagttttcttttttttctcaggatTTTTCTCAGGAATGCGTTTCTCGTTTCCACATCTCGGCAGAACagtttaacatttattacacCTGGAGTCAGACCATTACCAAGAGTTTCAAAAGAACAGACGCTTGCGACAATAGtatcaattttcgtttcgattttcttcaattattctaattgaagatattattctaattattcgaatgttaATCTCAAACCGAAAAGTGAGTCAAGATCAACCTCTTCGGGGACGATTTGTTTCCCGttgttatcaaatttttgttctttttattatcgacaGTAATTGTAACTGTAAagaaaaaactaaacgtccatATACGTGGCCAAGggcgtgaagaggttaaacgtgttgttatattttgttttaaacaaaggTGTTTACAGTACGTTAACGTGTCCGTACAATGTAATGATCGCGCAAAACAAAATCTGCCTAGAACGGTTCAATTATGCGCTCACGTACGCGCGCTGCTTTCTAGAGCGTAACGAAACTGGACTTTTGGTTTTAAATTGCGTCAGAGTTGGACTAGACAGGCGGCGTGTGCGTCATGAATGGTTTATGTCATTCaggaatttcataaaaagacACGCAACCGATAATTTGCAAAGTTTACGTCTTTGGTTCGTCCTATTAGACGAAAACATTATTCCATTTATTCGATTAGACGAGTCGCAACGGAATCGATTGAAAGTTATCGAAACTTCGCTTTACGGAATGAGTCATACGTCTGATTGTGAGCTTGATTATGGCTTTCTTCACGGCGACGATGATACAAAATCAAGGGTACAATGAAACTGTACCCTAAGTAACAAACGGAtcaaacaattataataataacgattatAAACGAGATCGTCACTTCATATAACTTGAGTGAAAtcgctttaaaattaaataataagataaataataagttaaataataaaattataccgcgagaaatattttacgcgTAATTAGAATTGTACAAAGAGGTCGATACGCTGCGAGAAATTTCTCTAACGAATACCAACCGCGTCCATGACCTTGACCTTGGGACGCGTTGAGTAGTATCCAATCTAAACCTATccgaaacaaatataattctccgaataatataaaatctttCTGGATAGGGTTTCAGGCATTCCAGGCACATTTGCTTTGTTTCtattccattaaaataaaacgttttcttCGCAGGAATCCCTTTCCACGAAATAGGTCCGCTTGAAAGTTTCGAGAAATGAGGAAAATCGTGCTACTGCTATGCATCTGTCTGGCACAAGGGGGACAAAGCAAAAAGCAAACACGCGACCAGCAAGCTGCGGGTTATGAGTACGAGTACACCCGACAGGAACCAGAGTTGGGTCTAGCCGATTCCCTAGCCTACGGAAACCCCGGTCCAGCCTTGGCTGCGGGTCCAATCGGCCATGGTCGGGAGCCTCCTCGGCCAGGCTTCAGCGTCGGTGGGCCTTTGGCCAGTATCGCGAAGGGGGCAGCGGACGAAGCCCATACCCAGCTGAGCAACCAGCAGACCGCCGCTGGACAGGCTGCCTACGTCGCCAAGAACACGTTGGCTCAGGCAGCGTCTCAATCGGCCGCCACAGCAGCCGCAGCTCTCGCTGGCAAGCAGATAGTCGTCCAGGGATTGGAGCAACAGTCTAGAGATGCTCACGTCGCGGTAGACGGCGAAAATCTCCAGCTACAGCAGGCTGTACGAGCGGCGAGCGCAGCCCGGACCACTGCCAAGCAAGCTATGCACCAATTGCAAGTGATCACTGCGGCTCTGAACGCAGCTCAAACGACGGTGGACCGCGCGTCGCAGGCTGCAGCGGAGGCCGCAGCCGAATTGGCGGCGCAGACCACCATGCTTGGTCAGGCAAAGGCAAGAGCCGAATCGGTGGACGAACAACTGACCTCTGCCCGTTTGGACTACGAGACGACCCAATCCGCTGCTCAAAAAGCTGCGAACGCAGCTGCGGCTGCTCAGAATAACGCCGCTGCTGCCGCTGCGCAGGTAGCGGACACCGCGGGCGCCTCAGCTCTGCTCAGCCATGCACCGGTGGAAGTTCAGCAATCTGTGAAGCTCCCCGAGGACAGTCCCCTTAGACAATTGCCAGCCACCGCGCACAACGAGCCCAGCGGTCTGTTTTCAGCTGCCGCGCTTTCCGAGGCTGACGGTCTCCGCGACTCCGGTGGTTACCTTGCGACTAGCGCGTTCAACGATCCCAGCGGTCTTCTCGCAGCTGGCGCGCTTTCCGAAGCTGCTGGCCTGCGCGGATCCCACGGGCTTCGCGAACAAGCTCTTCTGGGACCCGGTGGCCATCAGGAAGTCGCCGCCTACCGCGGACCCACCGGTCCCAGTGGCCTTAGTCGCTCGGAATTGCTCAGCTTGGCGAACGCTTTGCCTGTTGATAACTACGACCCCAAAGGCTATCGCTACTAGGTTCCTTTAAACTGAACAGTGGAATCTAGTTCTCGCcctttctttattaaaaatagaacggGCTATGTCCGCGTCACagattataaaatgaaacactGGTAAAATCTTCAAATTTCGCTTCTATCCATTCTTGGACGTTTGCTCTTTTTATCTACACAAAcacatttgtaaaataaacgagtaTTATCATTGGATATGTATAGTTTGTCGTAGAGTGTATAAGTATCTATATGAAGACAATGTTGTAGCTTTATTTAACGATGCAAatgtgaataaaattaataaaaaaataaattaagatgTATTGTAGATGTATTCTGCCCTTCTAAATGTTATAATATGCCGACACAAGTTACTACAGTTCTGcggtaaaaatatataagcaaTCTACGTGAAGTGTTCTTTAAACAGTTGTTTATGATATACATGatatataaaacatgttttttattcgaacgaatagCTGCCAAGTGGTGAAAGAGTAGAACTAAAATTCCGACCTCCGTACAGCGCACcaccgggaaaacgcccaagtttgtcctcgaatagtttcaatttttctcgctagatggcgccagtTGACATTGTATTTACCGACAGATGTCGGTACATTACCACGCTGTCGGTAAATGCTATAcaaaatggcgccatctagcgggaaaaattgaaactatcgacgacaagcttgggcgttttcccggtgGTGCGCTGTACGGAGGTCGGGATTTTAGTTCGCTAGTTTCGCCACTAGATGGCGTTTCAGTTGTTCTAGAAAAGCGCGCGTAATTTGAATTAGTTATGCGAACATCAAAATTACATTCAATCTTTTTATGTATACCCTTCGATATGTTTTCGAAATAAGaacttatattttatcttgCAAATATTGTGATAAGAAGATTACTttcgatatttgttttttacagGAGAAGCACAAGTTCGAACAGAATTGAAGAGACTATCTTTAATCCCTGATATAATGGAGTTCtgcttcgtttctttcgacgTTTCCTTTGTTTACTGCattataataacaacaatacaaatgtatgtatttgttCGCACAGTAACTATATCTTTCTGTTGATCGTCATGCATTTGATTGTGCGTGTAAGTGCTTCCTGATTTCACCAGAATGTGGCAATTCTTTGCCATATCGAGTATAGCGAACACAGTCCTTCGCTGAAATCTTTTTATCTGCTGAAATAATAGAACATAAACAGTTCCTGGTTCTCCATGTCtctgaaatttcgttatttgtCTTTAACCGTAACAGAACCACTTCCGGATTTCGCCTTAATCCGGTGGAAATTACTTTCTCTGTGCTGTTGTTGCCAATTGTAACAATTTAACTCGTAATagattcatataaattaaatgaacactgttgtatttaaattaatttttactttattttccgaataaatttatatttctatcgctattattattaataattctaaatacaacgacagatttaaaaatgatgtaaCGAAGAAGATGGTTCGTTTGAAATTATACGGTACACGGTTCATAATGGAAACAGAGTAATTGCTAAAGTATATTTATCTAGGCAATCTGATCTCTACAAAGAAGATTTCGATCAGTTTTGTCTAATTCGATGGATAAAGATCATTCGCAATTAATTCAATCGCGTTAGTGGGAATATCAGGTGTTCTATTGCGTGTAGTGTTATCGCGCGTAACAGCTatacaaaacaaagaaatgaaattgatttaaaacgaagaaataaaagaatgctACATTtgtctattatttatttatttatggtgcaatattcattttaaaaggaaaagtatGAAGAGAAACATAATTCAGCAAGCAACCAGCGCCTGTATTACGCTATGTTTAATAGCATCTCTTGACTCATAAGCGCCAGAAGTTGCACAATGTAATTAGACCGGACTATGGGAAATCGTCGTTCAATACTTTCCATTAATTAGTCCAACCAGCTAATTACATCCCACAcaattgaaatagaaacaaCGAAACGTTGATTACTTCCAATTAATAGAAAGTAATAACGTATAATGACAGTTACGTAGCAATCGAGAttatttgtaagaaaaattgcatactaaataaataatcgatagtaagtgtatttattatatatttattatcaactGTTTGTAATTATGATTCCAAATGTATCGTTGTTATTCGTAAGagaaatgtatatacacacgATGTTGCGTTTAGTAACGaacgttaatttaaaagtttaaaggACAAGTTTTGAAAGTGGATCGATTCTCCGCGTGGCAGTAACGTAATTCTCGAATAAAGGAATAAAGAAATGTAGATGGCCGAGTTTCGTAACATACTTCGCTTCGAATTGCATTCTATATCACGTTTTAGAGATCACGATTCGCTTACGACACGATCACGAACTCGTGGCAGGTGTTAATTtaacgttataaataaattggatCGCTACTAGCGtcgtattttcaataaaaagcTCTATTTAATCTACTTacttattcatttaaaattgcgTATCGTCGATAGATCCAATTATAGAAGATGCAcgaagaacacgaaacgtaggatACGGGATCGATCGCGTAGATAAAGCgatcgactgtggatccgaggatcgtgggttctcgaatccccgtgcattatttttcgtttggaCTCCTACGTGtattaaatatagtaaaaatataacaacGCAGAGGTGTCACGCTAGTTGTCATCGTGGATTAGATCAACCATGGATCGCTTACCAAACcatcgactgtggatccgaggatcgtgggttctcgaatccccgtgcattatttttcgtttagactcctacgtgtattaaatatagtaaaaatataataacgcAGAGGTGTCACGCTAGTTGTCATCGTGGATTAGATCAACCATGGATCGCTTACCAAACCATATAAAATTACCAATAAGTAGATCAGTCTAGAGTAATCGAGTACTTGTTGTATGGATCGTTACAAAATCAAACATGCGTATCGTATGCAAAAGAACGACATCGATAGAAAAGTGGCTACACCTTGCGAGAATTTGAAACAAGAAAGGGTAACAGGCTAAGTAAAAATTAGGCCGAATAACGTATTTACCAAActagataattttttaattcgatagaattaatttattccattGTCGCGAATCgcagtaattattttttaattcaacaaaatcGTAGGATTTCAGATATATCGACTTCCTTTTTCTGTATATCGCAGTTTCGAGATCATTCTtttccataaattaaataaatttactctCGGTACAGCGGAAAATAGAAGTTGCGCTTCGCGTTAAAATTTTGGACGAATAGAATAGCGTAACTGcgactaaaattaattattctaataacggtcttaaattaattaaaagtacgtttcattttgtaaCTCGAGAGGGAGAATCCCTTGGCGAGTTGTCATTGACCCATGATTTCCCACGTCCCCCCACCGGTGGTTCCCATAGTGCTAAACGTAAGCAAAGGAGCAAATTAgggaaaaggaaaacgaaGAGGGACGAGATGCACGAGTATCCTAGCCCAATAGTGAAAGTGCTCCGAGCTGAAATCACGTGCTTCAGTTTCCTCAGGTATATCACCAGGTGAACTCTTACGGAGGAGTTCAGTATCATCTTCACCACccttcaattttcttatccAGCGTCCTAGTTTCGATTCGCAATTCCGTCGATATCTCCGAAACCATGTGGATATATCATCGAACTGAAATGTAAAACTATCGCTCCGTtatgtcatttaaaaaattctttttatatttctgaaGTGTTGTTACCTGTGCTGCAtctcgagaaaaataaacgaaactgGTGAATGCCTCTTCGAGACTATACGGACGCTTTCTTCGTTTGGTCTGtactgttttttattttctctctttttttttttgacattgCATTCTTGTGTATCAATAATGAACGACTCGAAATCTTATCGCCTCTCGCTTCgattatatgtattaaatatctTGAACGATAACAACagagttttcaaaataaacgtttttaaGCTTTCGTAGAATTAAGCTTAAATTTTGCGATGACGAACttatagaaaaattccaaTCATCTAATCATCGATacacataataaaattgttgaaacacTCGTGCTTGGATATATActtatgcaaataaatttttgagaTCGCTCTATGCCTCGATGTGTCCGAAGCTGAACCAGTCGCATCCAAGCAAGCATCTTCACGTACACTAGAGAGAAGTAAAAGTAACCCTCCGTTCACCTTCCTTGTTCCGGTCAATTAGATATTGCTTTGAAGTTATGTAAAACTTTCCTTCCATGCAATCATCTAACCATCATCTTCCGCGCAAAATTTAATCTCTGTCTATAAAACTCATCCTTACTTTTCGATGATGAATCTTCGGATATCAAAGCTACTTGATCGCGTTGCCGATACAAATCAATATTTACGTAAATAATAACGCGTAGGTGCTGGTTGTACtttagcaaaaatataaaattgttagtataaaaatgatcctttaaaaacatttgacaaacaaaaatttattacattcacAAGAAACGTTATTCATTTTCGTAGTTATAACATCTAGGGTggtatacatattatattttacaataaattgtatatttcagttCGAGGATAATGATTGATATAAACGCCGGAGCACATTTTCTGCAATTACTTTCTTAAGTAAAACAAGAGAGAAGCACCTCGGAAAGTTGCCTCGAATTTGATTTCGGCCGTTTCCGAGATAGTTACGTATTttcccaaataaatttttgatatgCAAGCTTACGATAGAAAGTAactggaatatttttgtgtgCTTCAAATGTTCGATACCGattacttttactttcaaaaCGTTAACTAAATATCAACGACTAACGCGATAgaaatttttgaacattttgttcGGTACCCCGAACGTCGAAGTGAGAGGCACCAAGAGAGATGATAAAATTGGATCGCACGAAGTACATTCCCGAGGAATGCGTAATCGCgtgttttcttatttaacaGCTAGTTTATAATGCTTCTGTTCGAGTTAATGATACTCGACTCTTCGCGGATCCGAGGAGAAGAGCTTTCGACACACATTCCTAAGCGAATGCAGTGTTTGCTAATGCTGTAACATACGTGGGAACGCTGGTTTGCGTTGCATTCACCAACTGTTTACATGTCGGAGAATAGGTTCGCGGGAAGATACAAGTTCGAATTTCGTTTACTTGtatcaacaataaaaacatatacGCAACACCCCCGCGTAACGAAGAAATAACATAACGTAGTAACGTAGCTATCGTGCGATTAGGTGACACGGAAATATCTCTTTACGTGTATTTTAGATAAGCGAACGCATGGGAAGTATGAGCCTAAACGCGGCGATTTAAAGTACCGACGAAATTGTCATTACGATGAAACCAATCGGAGCACGAAACTGGTACCACTGGACTCTCGTTTTCGTGATCCTGATAATTCACGTCCGTGCGAAAAAGGTGAATTTTGCGGGTGAATTTTACCTGTGTTAATTAGTAAAAACGACAATTAGTAAAAATTCCAAGGCGTTCCAATAATTGTACGATAGTCTTTTtatatcgttaaaaattctttcaaagtCTCTATATTACGAGTGTCGAATATTCAGCTCggaaaaattgtacattttcgtTAGGAGAAACGGCAAATATTTCGTGAGCAAGTGCTGCCGGCGCTAGGAGGTAAAATTCCAGAAGAAGCTTTCAAAACCGATCGTTTGGCTTTGAACCGGCTGAATAAAGAAGGCATTACCGTACCCGACGGGGTGGTTTTAGATGCTCGGCATGTGCATAAACATTCCCAGCATGTCCAAACGATGCCAGAAGTAATAAAGGTACGTACAAACATTCGGTTTCCTTCGAGACTAAAAatcgttttcaat is a window from the Hylaeus volcanicus isolate JK05 chromosome 7, UHH_iyHylVolc1.0_haploid, whole genome shotgun sequence genome containing:
- the LOC128879442 gene encoding translation initiation factor IF-2-like translates to MRKIVLLLCICLAQGGQSKKQTRDQQAAGYEYEYTRQEPELGLADSLAYGNPGPALAAGPIGHGREPPRPGFSVGGPLASIAKGAADEAHTQLSNQQTAAGQAAYVAKNTLAQAASQSAATAAAALAGKQIVVQGLEQQSRDAHVAVDGENLQLQQAVRAASAARTTAKQAMHQLQVITAALNAAQTTVDRASQAAAEAAAELAAQTTMLGQAKARAESVDEQLTSARLDYETTQSAAQKAANAAAAAQNNAAAAAAQVADTAGASALLSHAPVEVQQSVKLPEDSPLRQLPATAHNEPSGLFSAAALSEADGLRDSGGYLATSAFNDPSGLLAAGALSEAAGLRGSHGLREQALLGPGGHQEVAAYRGPTGPSGLSRSELLSLANALPVDNYDPKGYRY